From the genome of Deltaproteobacteria bacterium:
TACAGAACCTCCACCTTCATCGCGGTGTTCCTCCTTTTTAAAAGATCGTGGACGGGAAGCCCGCCCGGGTCGTAGCCTCGATCAGCCGTTCCGGGCCGACCTTCGCCGGGTCGTAGGTAATCACTGCCCATGGAGGATCGAGCGTCACCTTCGCGTCCCTGACTCCATCCACCCGCGCCAGGCTCATCCCTACCGTCACCGTACACGTCTCGCACGTCATGCTCCGGACGGAGAGGGTGACCTGCCGGGTGACGGGCACCTTTTCGGAGCCTCCGGCGATTGCGTACGGGACATACTGTATCAGGTAGGGAAAGGCGAGGAGCCCGAGGACGAGAGCCGTGACGATCCAGAGGAGGAACTTGTTTCTTCGCCCCGCGTTCGGCGGGCACGTGGACCCTGGAGCGCACGCCTCCTCTATCGGCTTCCGGTAGACCCTGACAAACGCCAGTCCAAGAAAGGCAAGTGTCGCCGCCGTCCAGATCGGCCGGTACTTCTCCATCGCGGTGAGGTTCCCGACCCATGCTCCTCCTACCCCCAGGGCCAACAGAAGGAGAGGCCCCACGCAGCACACGGACGCTCCCACGGCCGCGGTGACGGCTCCGGCCAGGCTCCATTTCGTGTTTCCGTCAGCGTGTTTCTTCGACAGGTCCGTCATGGACGTCCTCCTTTGCGTTTCCGGCACTCCGGCCTTCAATCGTCGCCGAGGGCCTCGAGGATCGGGCACTCTCCCGTAGGCTCGCGCCTTCGGCAAGCGGCCGTCAGCTTCTCCAACGCGCGTTTCATCCCCAAGAGCGTTTCGATCTTCTTCTCGATGTCCCCGATCTTCGCCTCGGCGCGTTTCCTGACTTCGGGGCAGGTCGTGGCCCGGTCGACGCGCAGCGAAAGAAGGTCCCCGATCTCATTGAGCGAAAAGCCGAGCGCCTTCGATCGCTGGATGAAACGGACCCTGCCGACGGTGTCCGGCGGATACTGCCGGAATCCCGACTCCGGCCGCGAAGGCTGTACGATCAATCCCTCCCGTTCGTAAAACCGGATCGTCTCGACCCCGACCCCGGAATGCCTTGCTACCTGTCCGATGGTGTACATCGCCATCGTTTCCCTCCTCGAAGTCTGATCATACGATGCACCCCGTACCATACTACGGTGTCAAGGGGGATTCGGTTTTTTTCTCGTGGCATACAGCACCTTGGTGCGGTGTCAAGCAGGGGAAGCGAGCTTGATCACTTCTCGCCCGTGTTGCCGTGATTCGGTGTCTCGGTGGAGCACTCGCAAGATATTTTCCACTTCCGATAGGAGAGGATGGCTATCAGGAGAAAAACGCCCAGGGCGGGGAACAGAACGAAATCGAGATACGGCGTGAAAGCGCTCAGTCCGACCGCCCCGGCCAATAACACCAGCACCGGAGTGAAGCAGCAGACGGCGACAAGGATCACCCCCGCGAGCCCGGCAAGGTAGCCCTTCCTGTATCGTTCATTGCCCTTCATATTTATCTCCTTGCGGTACCTTCCCCTGGGCTGGTTGCTCCGATTCCATCAATACGCCACGTACACATCCGCGCTCTTTAAGATCTCGACCAGCTGCTTCAATCCCACCGGGGTTGCCGCCTTCTCGATCTCGTTCTCCCCGATCTTGTAGAGGAGCATCATCGTCCGGTTCGCATAGAGTTCCACACCTTTCGATTTGAGAAAGCGGATGTATTCCCCGTAATCATGAGGAACGCTCTCCAGGGGCATGCCGAGCTGGGTCGAGAGGGACCGGCGCTCCCGTTCCGGGAGGGGGGCCTTGTCCAGTGGGCTCTTGTCCCCGCCGAGCAGGCCGCCTTTTTTCAGGGCCGTGACGCCGCTGGCGTCGAACAGGATGGTGACCTTGTAGCCCTCCTGGAATGCCGTCCATGCGACGTTGGGGACGGCGCAGATCTGGGCGTCGTCCAACTTCAGGGAGGTCTTCGCGTGAATGAGGAAGTTCTTTCCGTTTCCCTGCCCCGCGAGGGCGGGGAGGGCCAGGAAGGCCAGGAACAGGGTTGCGGCAAGAATCCGGACGCTTTTCATGTTCATTCTCCTCCCGTTTTAGGGTTGAGTGCTACTCCACGCAGCAGGACATGTTGGAGATGTCCCGCCGGAACGCCTGGGCGGCCATCTTGATCGCCTCGCTGTAGGTCGGAAACACATGCACCGTGTCGATCAGGTCGTCCACGGTGAGCCCCATCTTCACCGCCAGGGTCGCCTCGTGGATCATCTCCGAGGCGCAAGGGGCGAGGATGTGGACCCCCATGACCTTACCCGTCTCGTGGTGGGCCACCATCTTCACCAGCCCCCGGGTGTCCCGGACGGCCACCGCCCGGGGGACCCGGTCGAGGGGCACGGTCCTGCAGTTGCACGTGCCATAGGCCGCCATGTACTGCTCCTCCGTCATGCCGACGCCGGCCGCCTCCGGGTCGGTGAAGACGGCGTGGGGGACGGAAAGGAAGTCGATCTTCCTTTTCGCCCCGTTGAAAGCATTCTCCACGGCGATCTTTCCCTGTTTGGCCGCTACCGTTTCCAGACATCTTTGCCCTGTCACGTCACCGGCGGTGAAAATATGAGGCACGCTGGTTTGGAGGAACTCGTTCACCCGGATGTAAGAGTCGTCCACTGTCGCAACCCCGATCCGCTCCAGCCCAAGTCCCTCGATGTTGCCCCGCTCGCCGGTGGCTGCCAGGATGTCTTCTGCCGTAAGGGTGCGCCGCCCCTCCGGCGTCTCGACGGTCACCATCTTGCCGTCGTTTGTCCTGTCCACGTGGACCACCCGGGCCTCGGTGACGATCTCGATCCCTTCCTCCTCCAGATATCCTCTGAGGGCCTCCGAGATCTCCGGTTCCTGGGTCTTGAGGACCCTTTTCCCCCTCGCCACCACGGTCACATGGGCGCCCATTCGGCTATAGATCTGCGAGAATTCCAGCCCCAAGGGGCCCACGCCGAAGACGATCAGGGAAGAGGGGAGGTTTTTCAAGGACAGGGCTTCGATGTGAGTGAGAAAGCCGGTTTCCTTCAAGCCCTCGAAGGGGGGAGCATAGGTGGAGCACCCCGTGGCGATAAGGATTTTATCCCCTTCCATCTCCCTGCCGTTTACCTTCACCACATTCGAGGAGGAGAATGTCCCCCGGCCCTCGAACCACTTCACGTTCCCGAAGCTCCCCAGTACCTGGCGGTAGTTCTGTTCCCGCAAGCCAAGAACCAGGGCATCCTTTTCCCCCATGGCTTTCCCAAAGTCGAACGCGGGGGTTGCCGGTCCCACACTTTGAAAGGGGGGATGACGCGGGTGGCGCAGGGCCTTCCCAAGGGCCAGCAAATGCTTGCTTGGCACGCATCCAACGTTGACGCACTTTCCCCCCATGGGGAGCCCGCCGTTGACCATGGCGGTTTTCAGGCCCAGGCGGTCCGCCTCCGTCGCCGCGGCAAAACCCGCCGCGCCGCCTCCCAGGATCACCAGATCGTATCGTTCCATGGGCTCCTCGTGCTTTCCCAAAAAAGGATGTCTTCGAATTACCCGAGTAGATCTTTGAAAATCATTTCGCCATGCCGTAAGGCTTCATCGAGGGAACAGGTCTCACCCCGTGCAAACTCGGCATTGCTTTGTCTCCATTTTGCCAGGTGTTCCCCGGAGCAGAAGAAGTTGATATATGGGCAACAGGTTTCCGCCGTGCAGCCGCACCGTTCCCTCTCGCTCACAAACTCCAGTATCCCTTCCGGCTTGCGGGAAGCGATCTCCCCGTTTTTCACGGTCACATCCATTTCCCCTTCGCACCAGGGACACATGGAGAGGATGGTAATCGGCTCATTCAGCATGAAGGAGATTCCCAGGGCATCGGTGGCGCAGAGGGCGTACACCCGGCGGTCGTCGGCGAATACCACCCGGTGGCGCGTCTTAAGGGCCGAGAAGGGATAGGCGGAAACGATCTCTCCGTCCTTTCTCGTCAGGATGTCGGCCCGTTCAAGCTTGTCCACAGTGCGGTCGACGAATTCCGTTGGGAAGCCCGTCGTATCGCCGATCTCCAGGAGAGAAGGGGCCACGCCTGTCACGGCAAACCTCCGCAGGACGAATTTCCTGATTTCGTCTTCCGAAGGGCCAAGTCCTGCTGCCAAAGCACGCCCTCTTACCGACTCCCCGATCCGCGCCATCAGCCCGCCCACCCGCTTTCCCCCTTTTGTCAATCCAGCCTGATGCAGGAACTTCCCGCTTCTTTACCCGTCGTCATGTGCAGCAGCCACCCGACTCGCAACACCCCTTCCCTTTGCCCTCCGTTCTCGGGCCGCCCTCTTTGGCGCCGAAGCGGGCAAGGGCTGCCTGAACAACACTCTGGACCGTTCCAAGGCAACATGCGCCCTGGGGGTTCTTGGTTTCGCAGGAACACCCTTCCTCTCGTATCCGCTTCCTGATGTCGGCAACGACCGTGCTTTTGCCGGTCCGCTCCACCTCCCCGAAGATTTCCTCGATGTCGTGGCCGAAGCAATAACAGACCGGCCGCAGCGGAGAGGATTCCTTGATTCCGACCCGCACCGTCAGGTCTGCCGTGGAGAATGCCTCTGCACCCCCGTCGGCAAAGTAAACCGTTTCGCACCCTGCCGAGCTGCAGAAGAGATACGTGTTGTCCCCGATCGACACCTGCTTGTCCGGCTTAAGGAGCGATCGGAGGGTGATCGTTCCTACTCTCTTCCCCTTGATTCCGCATGACGGGCATTTCGCTTCATTCATGGTCGCCATCCTCCCGTCCTTCCTCCCTTTGGTCACAAAAGGCCATAACATCCGGCGCAACCATATCGACCGCAGGCACGTGGTTCGGGCAGCCTTCGAAATAAAGAACTTCGACGTTCATCGCTTCCCTCCTTCCGGATTGATCGTTGACGGGAACCCCGCCTTCGTCGTCGCCTCGACCAATCGTTCCATGCGAACTTTCGCCGGATCGTAGGCCACCACGGCCTGCGGCGGACGCAATGTCACCTTCGCGTCCTTGACGCCCTCGATCCGGGTCAAACTTTTCTTCACCGTCACGGCGCAGGCGGAGCACGTCATGTTCCGGACGGACAGGGTCACCTGCCGGGTGACGGCGGCCTCCTCAAGACCTCCGGCGTAGGCGCAGGAGATCAGGTCGGGAAGGGCAAACAAACCGAGGACAAGAGCCGTGACGATCCACAGGATGACCTTGTTTCTTCGCCCCGCACCGGATGAGCAGGCACTTCCGGGAGTGCATGCGACCTCCTCGGGCTTCCGGTAGACCCTGAAGAAGGCCAGGCCGAGGAAGACCATCGTGGCCGCCATCCAGTAAGGCCGGTACCGTTCCATCGCCGTCAAGTTCCCGATCCACGCGCCTCCGACGCCCACAGCCAGGAGCAACAGAGGTCCAAGGCAGCAAACAGAGGCTCCGACTGCCGCGGCAACCGCCCCGACCAGACCCCACTTCGGGGTTTCTCGTCCATGTTCTCCTTCGTTCGAATTCATCCCTTCCCGCCCCCGCGTTTTTTCATCGCCTTTACACTTACGGCACGAGTTCAATCCCCGTCTCCGAGGGCCTCCAGGATGGAGCATTCGGAGGTGGGCCTTTTTCCGATGGTGTACATCGCCATCGTTTCCCTCCTCGTACCCTGATCCTACGATGCACCCCGTACCATACTACGGTGTCAAGGGGATTCGATTTTATTATTGACTCCTCACCAAGGTACGGGATTTAGGCTGAAAATCGAAAGCGAAGGGGAAGGAGGAGGCGCGATGAAAGAGAGTTCCTTGTCGGGACGCTATGCACTTCTCTGCATGTCCGTCCTGTTGGGCCTTTTCCTCCATGGGAACGCTTTGGCTGGACCGATCACCTTCGATACAGCCCTGCCGGTGGCAAGCCGGGAGGGAATCCTCCGCGGGCAGTATGTCCTGGTCCGTGCGACCGACGACCCGACCCCCCTCGGTCGCAGCATCACCGTTCATGCCGCGCCGGTGGCTCTTGCGTACGGGGTCACACCGCGCCTTGCCCTGTTCGGGATCGTTCCGTACTTCGACAAGTCACTGAAGATGAACACACCCTCAGGCCGGATCGAGCGCAGCGCTTCCGGAATCGGCGACCTCCTCTTCCTCGGACGATAAACCGCCAATTCGGGCGATGGATCGGCCTTGCACTCGTCGCAACCGCTTTGGCATATCTCGCCGCACCGCCCGCGGCATGGTCCGGCCCTGCGTCCGGCGCCTCCAGGCAAGCCGTGGTGGCCGTGAACGGGATGTCCTGTCCCTTCTGCGCCTACGGGGTGAAGAAATACCTGTCGGCCCTGCCGGGGGTGAAAAGCGTACAGGTCGAGCTGGCCAAGGGGAAAGCGATCGTCGAGTTTTCCCCGGAGGCCAAAGTAACCGATGAGCAGATCCAAAAGGCGGTGCGCGCGGCAGGCTTTACCCCCGGGAAGATCGAATGGAAATGACCAGGTGAACAAGGTTCATGCGTCATCCGGACGTTCTCGTCTTGTCGTCATCTTCCTGCTGACGCTCGTCGTTCTTGCTGCCTGTGGCCTTTGGCATTGGGGAACGGCCTGGACGGTCCCCGCCGCGGTCGGGATTCCGGTCAGGTATAAGTTCCTCGGGTATTGGGACGGCGCCGGTTCCCAAGGCGGGGAGACCGTCTACGCCACCGATCTGTCCGCGAATCGAATCCTGATCCTGGCGGTCGAAAGACAGCCAGCCCTTCAAGAGGACGGGACGGGGAAGAGATGACCTGCAGGGAAACCATTCTCCCGGTTCATAATCTAAAAAGGCGAGGCGGATAACAGGTCCGCAAAAGGGGGAATATCATGGGCACGATGCTGCACGGCATTAATGTCGATCAACTGGTTGGCACGGTAAAGGCAATCAAGGAGAACCCGGACCTGGCCCGCTTTCGGTTCCGTGCTTCCACGGAATGGGTTGATGGCGGTCACTCGCGAACGAAGATCCAGGGCTTCTATGGGGCCGGAGCAGAGGATGCGTCGCGGAACTCTCCGTTCGTCCTTGAAGGTGATGAGCCGCCTGTATTGCTTGGCTCAAACGTGGGGCCGAATGCCGTTGAGACCGTTCTTTCCGCGCTGGCCTCGTGCCTTACGGTGGGAATCGTATACAACGCGGCCGCCCGGAACATCAATGTCGAGTCGCTCAGCTTCACACTGGAAGGCGATATCGATTTGCATGCATTCCTCGGGTTATCCGATCGGGTCCGCCCCGGGTACCAGAACATTCGTCTGGATTGCAGGATCAAAAGCGATGCCCCGCGGGAAAAACTGGAGGAACTTTGGGCATACGTGCAACGGACGTCGCCCGTTCTTGACATCGTCCGGAACCCGGTACCCGTTTCCCTGACGATGGAAAACGCATAGCACGAAAGGTATCCAGGCGAGGAAGGACTCTATCGTGAAAATATCGAGATGGCTTTCCCTCCCGAATGATCAAGATATTCAAAGAGGAGTTTTCCGGAAGTTCAGGGGAGTCGCAAGAAAAGGGCCGGAGGGTTATTTCCATTTCCCCATAGGGGAGGACGGGCTTAAGGCCCTTTCATACCCTGCCGATGTCCTCTCTCTTATCCCCGACGATGTGAAGCAATATTTCTGCGGCGTGGGGAATCCAATAAACGATGCGGGGTTTTCTCCCGGGAAACGTGTTCTGGATGTAGGCTGCGGCGCGGGAGTGGATGCGATCATCGCCGCCACGGTGGCTGGCCCTGAAAGTGAGGTAACAGGTGTAGATATGGTTCAGGAAATGGTGGACCTGGCGATGAAAAACGCGGAAAAAGCGGGGATCAAGAATGTATCTTTCGTAAAATCTTCAGGGGATGACCTCCCCTTCCCGGACGGTCATTTCGATATCCTTTTGTCCAACGGCGTATTCAACCTGATGATGAACAAGGAAAAGGCGATCTCGGAGTGGTTCAGGGTCCTTGCAGGGGGCGGAGAAGCCGTAATCGCCGATATGAGCCTTGAGGATGGGGTGACCGAACGGGAGGTGACGGGTAAGGGCGCCTGGAGCGACTGAATCTCGGGTGCGATACCGGGACAGTTGTTCCGGGATATGATGGAAAAGGCTGGATTCGAGGATGCCCGGGAGCTATGCAGAACCGGGTTCAAGAGTTCGAAGTTTACCGTGGGGAGGGTTTTCAAGGCCCGCAGACCTTAATCTGAACGCTCATTTCAGCAGATCGGACAAAGAAGGGGTACCCCACTACGGTGTCAATGGGGGAGGGGAAACGTGGTAACCGGAATTCAGTCGTGTTCGCGGGTTTTCAGAAAGCCGATCTCCGGCCACTTCTCCATAACGAACCCCAGCCGCCATTCACTGGCGGCCAGGTAGGTCAGGTTCCCCTCCGCATCGATGGCCAGATTGTCCTGATTCGCCTTCTTGAAGGCGCCCAGCCGCTTCGGGTCGGCGCAGCTCACCCAGCGAGCGGTGACGTAATCGACGCTCTCATCGACGACGTCGACGTTGTACTCGGCCTTGAGCCGCGCCATGGTCACATCGAACTGGAGCACCCCGACCGCTCCAAGGATGAATTCATTCCCGAGGAGGGGGCGGAACAGCTGCACCGCACCTTCCTCGGCCAACTGGGTCAACCCCTTCTGCAAATGCTTCACCCCGAGGGCCGACGTTAGCCGCACCCGGCGGAAGTGCTCGGGGGCGAAACTCGGGATGCCGATGAACTTGAGCGGCTCCTTTTCGGAAAACGTATCACCGATCTTGATCGTGCCGTGATTGTGGAGGCCGATGATGTCCCCCGGCCAAGCCTCCTCCACGAGCGTCCGGTCCTGGGCCATGAACATGATCGGATTCGCGAGCAGGACGTCCTTTCCGATGCGGTGATGACGGACCTTCATCCCCCTCTGGAAACGGCCCGAGCAGATGCGCAGGAAGGCGATGCGGTCGCGGTGCGACGGATCCATGTTCGCCTGGATCTTGAAGACGAAGCCGGAAAAGGCTTTCTCGTCGGGCGACACCACGCGGGTGGTGGCCGCCCGGGGGATCGGCGCGGGGGCGATTTCGACGAAGGCGTCGAGCATCTCGCGCACGCCGAAATTGTTGATCGCACTCCCGAAAAAGACCGGCGTCTGGCTTCCCTTGAGATAATCGTCCGGCACGAAGGGATTGGACGCTCCTTCCAGCAGGGCCATGTCCTCGCGCAGTTCCTCCGCCTGGCTGCCCAGCCGTTCATCGAGCAGCGGATCGGCCAGGTCGCGGATGGTGAGCATCTTGTCCGTCAGGCGCTCCTCCCCCGGTGTGAAGAGATTCAGTTCCTTGCGGTAAAAGTTGTACGTCCCCTTGAAGCGCTTCCCCATGCCGATGGGCCACGACAGGGGCGCGCACTCGATCTGCAGGGTCTCTTCGATGTCGGCCAGAAGATCAAGGGGATTCATCCCCTCGCGGTCGAGCTTGTTGATGAAGGTCAGGATCGGCGTGTTGCGCATCCGGCAGACCTCCATCAGCTTGCGGGTCTGCGGCTCGACCCCCTTGACGCTGTCGATGACCATGACCGCGCTGTCCACCGCGGTCAGCACCCGGTAGGTATCCTCGGAAAAATCCTGGTGGCCGGGAGTGTCGAGAAGGTTGATCTCGTAGTCGCGGTAATTGAACTTCATCACCGAGCTGGTCACCGAGATGCCCCGCTCTTGCTCGATGGCCATCCAGTCGCTGGTGGCGTGCCGCCCGGCCTTGCGGGCCTTGATCGCTCCGGCCATCTGGATCGCCCCGCCGAACAGCAGCAGCTTCTCGGTCAGGGTCGTCTTCCCCGCGTCGGGGTGGCTGATGATGCCGAAGGTGCGTCGGCGGGCGATTTCAGATCGCAGGTTGCTTTTCATAAGATGAACACGAAGGGCCGACCCTTACTTCGCTGCCTTGACCGCGTGCCCGCCGAACTGGTTGCGCATCGCGGCCAGCAGCTTGTCCCCGAAGGGCGCTTCCTCGCGGGACCGGAAGCGGCGTTGCAGGGCCATCGTGATGACCGGAAGGGAGACCCCCGTCTCGATCGCCTCGATCACCGTCCAGCGGCCCTCGCCGGAATCGGGCACGTACGCCGCGACCCCGTCCAGGCCGGGGTTCTTC
Proteins encoded in this window:
- a CDS encoding cation transporter, which gives rise to MPVTRQVTLSVRSMTCETCTVTVGMSLARVDGVRDAKVTLDPPWAVITYDPAKVGPERLIEATTRAGFPSTIF
- a CDS encoding MerR family DNA-binding protein is translated as MAMYTIGQVARHSGVGVETIRFYEREGLIVQPSRPESGFRQYPPDTVGRVRFIQRSKALGFSLNEIGDLLSLRVDRATTCPEVRKRAEAKIGDIEKKIETLLGMKRALEKLTAACRRREPTGECPILEALGDD
- the merF gene encoding mercury resistance system transport protein MerF, with the protein product MKGNERYRKGYLAGLAGVILVAVCCFTPVLVLLAGAVGLSAFTPYLDFVLFPALGVFLLIAILSYRKWKISCECSTETPNHGNTGEK
- the merA gene encoding mercury(II) reductase, with product MERYDLVILGGGAAGFAAATEADRLGLKTAMVNGGLPMGGKCVNVGCVPSKHLLALGKALRHPRHPPFQSVGPATPAFDFGKAMGEKDALVLGLREQNYRQVLGSFGNVKWFEGRGTFSSSNVVKVNGREMEGDKILIATGCSTYAPPFEGLKETGFLTHIEALSLKNLPSSLIVFGVGPLGLEFSQIYSRMGAHVTVVARGKRVLKTQEPEISEALRGYLEEEGIEIVTEARVVHVDRTNDGKMVTVETPEGRRTLTAEDILAATGERGNIEGLGLERIGVATVDDSYIRVNEFLQTSVPHIFTAGDVTGQRCLETVAAKQGKIAVENAFNGAKRKIDFLSVPHAVFTDPEAAGVGMTEEQYMAAYGTCNCRTVPLDRVPRAVAVRDTRGLVKMVAHHETGKVMGVHILAPCASEMIHEATLAVKMGLTVDDLIDTVHVFPTYSEAIKMAAQAFRRDISNMSCCVE
- a CDS encoding alkylmercury lyase family protein; translation: MGGLMARIGESVRGRALAAGLGPSEDEIRKFVLRRFAVTGVAPSLLEIGDTTGFPTEFVDRTVDKLERADILTRKDGEIVSAYPFSALKTRHRVVFADDRRVYALCATDALGISFMLNEPITILSMCPWCEGEMDVTVKNGEIASRKPEGILEFVSERERCGCTAETCCPYINFFCSGEHLAKWRQSNAEFARGETCSLDEALRHGEMIFKDLLG
- a CDS encoding (2Fe-2S)-binding protein — protein: MNEAKCPSCGIKGKRVGTITLRSLLKPDKQVSIGDNTYLFCSSAGCETVYFADGGAEAFSTADLTVRVGIKESSPLRPVCYCFGHDIEEIFGEVERTGKSTVVADIRKRIREEGCSCETKNPQGACCLGTVQSVVQAALARFGAKEGGPRTEGKGKGCCESGGCCT
- a CDS encoding heavy-metal-associated domain-containing protein, which codes for MTLSVRNMTCSACAVTVKKSLTRIEGVKDAKVTLRPPQAVVAYDPAKVRMERLVEATTKAGFPSTINPEGGKR
- a CDS encoding heavy-metal-associated domain-containing protein — its product is MAVNGMSCPFCAYGVKKYLSALPGVKSVQVELAKGKAIVEFSPEAKVTDEQIQKAVRAAGFTPGKIEWK
- a CDS encoding OsmC family protein, which codes for MLHGINVDQLVGTVKAIKENPDLARFRFRASTEWVDGGHSRTKIQGFYGAGAEDASRNSPFVLEGDEPPVLLGSNVGPNAVETVLSALASCLTVGIVYNAAARNINVESLSFTLEGDIDLHAFLGLSDRVRPGYQNIRLDCRIKSDAPREKLEELWAYVQRTSPVLDIVRNPVPVSLTMENA
- a CDS encoding methyltransferase domain-containing protein; translated protein: MKISRWLSLPNDQDIQRGVFRKFRGVARKGPEGYFHFPIGEDGLKALSYPADVLSLIPDDVKQYFCGVGNPINDAGFSPGKRVLDVGCGAGVDAIIAATVAGPESEVTGVDMVQEMVDLAMKNAEKAGIKNVSFVKSSGDDLPFPDGHFDILLSNGVFNLMMNKEKAISEWFRVLAGGGEAVIADMSLEDGVTEREVTGKGAWSD
- a CDS encoding peptide chain release factor 3 gives rise to the protein MKSNLRSEIARRRTFGIISHPDAGKTTLTEKLLLFGGAIQMAGAIKARKAGRHATSDWMAIEQERGISVTSSVMKFNYRDYEINLLDTPGHQDFSEDTYRVLTAVDSAVMVIDSVKGVEPQTRKLMEVCRMRNTPILTFINKLDREGMNPLDLLADIEETLQIECAPLSWPIGMGKRFKGTYNFYRKELNLFTPGEERLTDKMLTIRDLADPLLDERLGSQAEELREDMALLEGASNPFVPDDYLKGSQTPVFFGSAINNFGVREMLDAFVEIAPAPIPRAATTRVVSPDEKAFSGFVFKIQANMDPSHRDRIAFLRICSGRFQRGMKVRHHRIGKDVLLANPIMFMAQDRTLVEEAWPGDIIGLHNHGTIKIGDTFSEKEPLKFIGIPSFAPEHFRRVRLTSALGVKHLQKGLTQLAEEGAVQLFRPLLGNEFILGAVGVLQFDVTMARLKAEYNVDVVDESVDYVTARWVSCADPKRLGAFKKANQDNLAIDAEGNLTYLAASEWRLGFVMEKWPEIGFLKTREHD